The following proteins are encoded in a genomic region of Methylobacterium tardum:
- a CDS encoding AAA family ATPase — MRLDALGPRICIIGPSNSGKSTLATAIGRARDLPPIHLDQLYHRPNTDWEPCPAAEFQALHDAAILGPHWVMDGNYSRCLPQRLERATGVIVLDVPTALSLVRYLRRTWFERDRHGTLEGGRDSMKWSMIRHIVVTTPANRKRYARMFEETGLPTLQLDTPQALARFYRREGLSRRPGSR; from the coding sequence ATGAGACTCGACGCGCTCGGCCCGCGCATCTGCATCATCGGGCCGTCGAACAGCGGAAAATCCACCCTGGCGACGGCGATCGGCCGGGCGCGCGACCTGCCGCCGATCCATCTCGATCAGCTCTACCATCGGCCGAACACCGATTGGGAGCCCTGCCCGGCCGCGGAGTTCCAGGCGCTGCACGACGCCGCCATCCTGGGCCCGCACTGGGTCATGGACGGCAACTACTCCCGCTGCCTGCCGCAGCGTCTGGAGCGGGCGACGGGCGTCATCGTGCTCGATGTCCCGACCGCCCTCAGCCTCGTCCGCTACCTGCGCCGGACGTGGTTCGAGCGCGACCGCCACGGCACCCTCGAGGGCGGCCGAGACAGCATGAAATGGTCCATGATCCGCCACATCGTCGTCACCACGCCGGCGAACCGGAAACGCTACGCGCGGATGTTCGAGGAGACCGGCCTCCCGACGCTGCAGCTCGACACGCCGCAGGCTCTGGCCCGGTTCTACCGGCGGGAAGGTCTGAGTCGGAGGCCGGGCAGCCGATGA
- a CDS encoding CDP-diacylglycerol diphosphatase — MRRALLVALVVAVSMPASAAPDPSRDVLWAALKTCVLAKRIANRTFPCLSVDLGDTDRPGSAVLRAPGEPTHIVVMPTDTVAGLEAPVLRGPSGIAYWRAALAARPFVSDVLKGRLTPEAVGLAVNSARGRSQDQLHIHLDCLRPSVLAALKAHGRQIRTTWSRFPVPLAGDRYFALRVPEAEVARFNPFAVLYTLPGGRPNLHRTSFAAVATLPGDPEPGLLLLAYRVPSASAEDVMDHSCTVANRGA, encoded by the coding sequence ATGCGCCGCGCGCTGCTCGTCGCCCTCGTCGTCGCGGTCTCGATGCCGGCCTCGGCCGCGCCGGATCCGAGCCGCGACGTCCTGTGGGCCGCCCTGAAGACCTGCGTGCTCGCCAAGCGGATCGCCAACCGGACCTTTCCGTGCCTCTCGGTCGACCTGGGCGACACGGATCGGCCCGGCTCGGCGGTGCTGCGCGCGCCGGGCGAGCCGACCCATATCGTCGTCATGCCCACCGACACCGTCGCGGGCCTCGAGGCCCCGGTCCTGCGCGGCCCGTCCGGAATCGCCTACTGGCGGGCGGCGCTCGCCGCGCGGCCGTTCGTGTCCGACGTGCTGAAGGGGCGGCTGACGCCCGAGGCGGTGGGACTTGCGGTCAACTCGGCCCGGGGCCGCAGCCAGGACCAGCTTCACATCCATCTCGACTGCCTGAGGCCCAGCGTGCTGGCCGCCCTCAAGGCGCATGGCCGCCAGATCCGCACGACTTGGTCCCGCTTCCCGGTGCCGCTGGCCGGCGACCGCTATTTCGCGCTGCGCGTGCCGGAGGCGGAGGTGGCGCGCTTCAACCCGTTCGCGGTCCTGTACACCCTGCCGGGCGGGCGGCCGAACCTGCACCGGACGAGCTTCGCGGCCGTGGCGACCCTGCCGGGCGACCCCGAGCCGGGCCTCCTCCTGCTGGCCTACCGGGTGCCCAGCGCCAGCGCCGAGGACGTGATGGATCACAGCTGCACGGTTGCAAATCGGGGCGCCTGA
- a CDS encoding DUF2891 domain-containing protein → MARALTPEIGARFAAVALGHVSREYPYKPGHVLAGPADARTPADLHPIFHGSYDWHSCVHGYWLLARVLRRFPDGAQAGAIRAQFDARLTPDRVAGECASFAAPHARGFERPYGWAWLLKLADELARLPETRWSEALAPLAALIVRRFGDFLPIAPYPVRVGTHFNTAFALRLAADYAEGAGEAALGALLLETAERWYGADAGCPAWGEPGGDDFLSSALIEAECMRRLLPPVRFRPWFDRFLPDLAAGRPATLFQPADVTDRSDGKIAHLDGLNLSRAWCFRALAAALDPADPRCPPLAAAAEAHLGAALPHVTGDYMGEHWLASFALLALEA, encoded by the coding sequence ATGGCGCGTGCGCTCACCCCGGAGATCGGCGCCCGCTTCGCCGCGGTCGCGCTCGGCCATGTCAGCCGCGAATACCCGTACAAGCCGGGCCATGTCCTGGCGGGTCCGGCGGATGCGCGCACGCCCGCCGACCTGCACCCGATCTTCCACGGCAGCTACGACTGGCATTCCTGCGTCCACGGGTACTGGCTGCTCGCGCGGGTGCTGCGGCGGTTCCCGGACGGCGCGCAGGCCGGCGCGATCCGCGCGCAGTTCGACGCGCGGCTGACCCCCGACCGGGTGGCGGGCGAATGCGCCTCCTTCGCCGCCCCGCATGCGCGCGGCTTCGAGCGGCCCTACGGCTGGGCGTGGCTCCTGAAGCTCGCCGACGAACTCGCCCGCCTGCCAGAAACCCGCTGGTCCGAGGCCCTCGCGCCGCTCGCCGCGCTCATCGTCCGGCGGTTCGGGGACTTCCTGCCGATCGCGCCCTATCCGGTCCGGGTCGGGACCCATTTCAACACCGCCTTCGCGCTGCGCCTCGCGGCCGATTACGCCGAGGGGGCGGGGGAGGCGGCGCTCGGCGCCCTGCTGCTGGAGACCGCCGAGCGCTGGTACGGCGCGGACGCGGGCTGCCCCGCCTGGGGCGAGCCGGGCGGGGACGATTTCCTGTCCTCCGCGCTGATCGAGGCCGAGTGCATGCGCCGGCTCCTGCCGCCGGTGCGGTTCCGGCCCTGGTTCGACCGCTTCCTCCCCGATCTGGCGGCGGGCCGGCCGGCCACGCTGTTCCAGCCGGCCGACGTGACCGACCGCAGCGACGGGAAGATCGCCCATCTCGACGGCCTGAATCTCAGCCGCGCCTGGTGCTTCCGGGCGCTCGCCGCCGCGCTGGATCCCGCCGATCCCCGGTGTCCGCCGCTCGCCGCGGCGGCCGAGGCCCACCTCGGGGCGGCGCTCCCGCACGTGACCGGCGACTACATGGGTGAGCACTGGCTCGCGAGCTTCGCGCTGCTGGCGCTCGAGGCCTGA
- a CDS encoding LysR family transcriptional regulator, whose protein sequence is MQTTGLRYFLAVARTGSIAAASDQLNVAASAISRQIANLEAELDCVLFERRPRGMVPSPAGELLAQHAHQVLIRSEQVVTEIRELEGLARGLIRVASSEGFALDIVPNAIAAFHTAHPGIRFEVTVLPPAQVTQTVAVGDADLGITFALTPSPQVEVLYDGQVDMLALAAPDHPLARAPALRLADLSNYPLALPTRDTTLRQVFDAACALEGLAVEPVLTANKLSALLPFVRRSRGLALMSALSVTTPLRLNELVSLPIHARASLARGIQVQAMRDRRLPKAVRAFLRQLTDALPPPVAS, encoded by the coding sequence ATGCAGACGACCGGGCTGCGCTACTTCCTGGCCGTGGCCCGGACGGGCTCGATCGCCGCCGCCTCGGACCAGCTCAACGTGGCGGCCTCGGCGATCAGCCGGCAGATCGCCAACCTGGAGGCCGAGCTCGACTGCGTGCTGTTCGAGCGGCGCCCGCGCGGCATGGTACCGAGCCCGGCCGGGGAGCTGCTGGCGCAGCACGCCCATCAGGTGCTGATCCGCTCCGAGCAGGTGGTCACCGAGATCCGTGAGCTCGAAGGGCTCGCCCGCGGCCTGATCCGGGTGGCGAGTTCCGAGGGCTTCGCCCTCGACATCGTGCCGAACGCCATCGCAGCCTTCCACACGGCCCATCCCGGCATCCGCTTCGAGGTGACGGTGCTGCCGCCCGCGCAGGTGACCCAGACAGTGGCGGTGGGCGATGCCGATCTCGGCATCACCTTCGCGCTCACGCCCAGCCCGCAGGTGGAGGTGCTCTATGACGGGCAGGTGGACATGCTGGCGCTCGCCGCACCCGATCATCCCCTGGCGCGGGCGCCGGCCCTGCGCCTCGCCGACCTGTCGAACTACCCGCTGGCCCTGCCGACCCGGGACACGACCCTGCGCCAGGTCTTCGATGCCGCCTGCGCCCTCGAAGGCCTCGCGGTCGAGCCGGTTCTGACCGCCAACAAGCTCTCGGCGCTGCTGCCCTTCGTCCGGCGCTCCCGCGGGCTGGCGCTGATGTCGGCGCTCTCGGTGACGACGCCGCTGCGCCTGAACGAGCTGGTCAGCCTGCCGATCCACGCCCGGGCGAGCCTCGCCCGCGGGATCCAGGTCCAGGCCATGCGCGACCGGCGGCTCCCGAAGGCGGTGCGGGCCTTCCTGCGCCAGCTCACCGATGCGCTGCCGCCGCCAGTCGCGTCCTGA
- a CDS encoding PAS domain-containing protein: MPRSSGFEPQHPQRLAALRAYAILDTPPERAFDEIAEMAAQACGTPMAHINFIDADRQWIKAAFGHAARSMPLDFGFCTEAMREDGILVLPDLTAEPESAANPLVTGEPHLRFYAGVPLVTPDGWALGTLCVLDREPRTLSDQQIFILKALARTVMTQLETRCAEAALRRSEERYRSLFESIDAGFCLIEMKFADGDRPVDYRFLEVNPAFAQQTGLTDVVGRWMRDLAPDHEQHWFDLYGRVARTGEPVRFEQAAAALGRWYDVHAYRVDGPVRNHVAVLFNDITERRRSELALQAREAELRLVADAMPVLIAFIDRNLVYQFANAAYETWTGHAALAVVGKTVRGLLGAEAFEARRPAIEQVLAGREIRHEWAWTFPNGEARIADTRYLPRRGPDGAVDGFYVFAHDVSERKRSEILLQSRAERLEAQVAAQTRDRDRVWTLSPVLKLVSDRAGQVQSVNPSWSRALGWSEEETLGRTALDFIAPPEREAAQAALRPLCEDRRVEDVELACLTRAGEPRRVLWTVVPEDGLFYGFGRDITEQRQAEEALRQSQKLEAIGQLTGGVAHDFNNLLTIIRSSVEFLRRPDLAEERRRRYLDAVSDTVDRAAKLTGQLLAFARRQALKPQVFDICTRLRSIADMLDSVTGARIRVAIDLPEAPRFVRADESQFETALINMAVNARDAMDGEGILTLHLDGDHPMPPIRGHAGAPGPFVAVRVTDTGAGIPAPDLGRIFEPFFTTKEIGKGTGLGLSQVIGFAKQSGGDIDVESAVGRGTTFSLYLPQVEAPSGAAEAAGDDRREAEPQRGLCILVVEDNLGVGRFCTQILEDLGHAPIWAKSAEEALTELDRTPDRFDVVFSDVVMPGMGGFALARQLQASRPDLPVVLTSGYSHVLAKDDAHGFALVRKPYSAEQLAQVLYESAKRRGRPSAVARYAEAEDITQD; the protein is encoded by the coding sequence ATGCCCCGCTCGTCGGGTTTCGAGCCCCAGCATCCCCAGCGGCTCGCCGCTCTGCGCGCCTACGCCATCCTGGACACGCCCCCCGAGCGGGCCTTCGACGAGATCGCCGAGATGGCCGCCCAGGCCTGCGGCACGCCGATGGCGCACATCAATTTCATCGACGCCGACCGGCAGTGGATCAAGGCCGCGTTCGGCCACGCGGCGCGGTCGATGCCCCTCGATTTCGGCTTCTGCACCGAGGCGATGCGCGAGGACGGCATCCTGGTGCTGCCGGATCTGACGGCGGAGCCGGAGAGCGCCGCCAATCCCCTCGTGACCGGCGAGCCGCACCTGCGCTTCTACGCCGGCGTGCCCCTCGTGACACCGGACGGGTGGGCGCTCGGGACGCTCTGCGTCCTTGACCGCGAGCCGCGCACGCTGTCCGACCAGCAGATCTTCATCCTCAAGGCGCTCGCCCGGACGGTGATGACGCAGCTGGAGACCCGCTGCGCCGAGGCCGCCCTGCGCCGGAGCGAGGAGCGTTACCGCTCGCTGTTCGAGTCCATCGATGCCGGCTTCTGCCTGATCGAGATGAAGTTCGCGGACGGCGACCGCCCGGTCGATTACCGCTTCCTGGAGGTCAACCCCGCCTTCGCGCAGCAGACCGGCCTGACGGACGTGGTCGGCCGCTGGATGCGGGATCTCGCCCCGGATCACGAGCAGCACTGGTTCGACCTCTACGGCCGGGTCGCGCGCACCGGAGAGCCGGTCCGCTTCGAGCAGGCGGCCGCGGCCCTCGGCCGCTGGTACGACGTGCATGCCTACCGGGTCGACGGGCCGGTGCGGAACCACGTCGCCGTCCTGTTCAACGACATCACGGAGCGCCGCCGGAGCGAGCTGGCGCTCCAGGCGCGGGAGGCCGAGCTCCGGCTGGTCGCGGATGCGATGCCGGTGCTGATCGCCTTCATCGACCGCAACCTCGTCTACCAGTTCGCCAACGCCGCCTACGAGACCTGGACGGGCCATGCCGCCTTGGCGGTCGTCGGGAAGACGGTGCGCGGCCTCCTCGGCGCGGAAGCCTTCGAGGCGCGGCGCCCCGCCATCGAGCAGGTGCTGGCCGGCCGCGAGATCCGGCACGAGTGGGCCTGGACCTTCCCCAACGGCGAGGCCCGGATCGCCGATACCCGCTACCTCCCGCGGCGGGGGCCGGACGGTGCGGTCGACGGCTTCTACGTCTTCGCCCACGACGTCTCCGAGCGGAAGCGGAGCGAGATCCTGCTCCAGTCCCGGGCGGAGCGCCTGGAGGCCCAGGTGGCCGCGCAGACTCGCGACCGCGACCGGGTCTGGACCCTCTCGCCGGTGCTGAAGCTCGTCTCGGACCGGGCGGGGCAGGTCCAGTCGGTGAACCCGTCCTGGAGCCGGGCGCTCGGCTGGTCCGAGGAGGAGACCCTGGGCCGCACCGCCCTGGATTTCATCGCGCCTCCGGAGCGCGAGGCCGCCCAGGCGGCCCTGCGGCCGCTCTGCGAGGATCGCCGGGTCGAGGATGTCGAACTGGCCTGCCTGACCCGCGCCGGCGAGCCGCGGCGGGTGCTCTGGACCGTGGTCCCGGAAGACGGGCTGTTCTACGGCTTCGGCCGCGACATCACCGAGCAGCGCCAGGCCGAGGAGGCGCTGCGGCAGTCGCAGAAGCTCGAGGCGATCGGCCAGCTGACCGGCGGCGTGGCGCACGACTTCAACAACCTGCTGACCATCATCCGCTCCTCCGTGGAGTTCCTGCGCCGGCCCGACCTCGCGGAGGAGCGGCGGCGCCGCTACCTCGACGCGGTCTCCGACACCGTCGATCGCGCCGCCAAGCTCACGGGACAGCTCCTCGCCTTCGCCCGGCGGCAGGCCCTCAAGCCGCAGGTCTTCGACATCTGCACGCGCCTGCGCAGCATCGCCGACATGCTCGATTCGGTGACCGGGGCGCGCATCCGCGTCGCCATCGACCTGCCGGAGGCGCCCCGCTTCGTGCGCGCGGACGAGAGCCAGTTCGAGACGGCGCTGATCAACATGGCGGTCAACGCCCGGGACGCGATGGACGGGGAAGGCATCCTGACCCTGCACCTCGATGGCGATCACCCGATGCCGCCGATCCGCGGGCATGCCGGTGCCCCGGGGCCGTTCGTGGCCGTGCGGGTCACCGATACCGGGGCGGGCATCCCCGCCCCGGATCTCGGGCGGATCTTCGAGCCGTTCTTCACCACCAAGGAGATCGGCAAGGGGACCGGGCTCGGCCTCAGCCAGGTGATCGGCTTCGCCAAGCAGTCCGGCGGCGACATCGACGTGGAGAGCGCGGTCGGCCGCGGCACCACCTTCAGCCTCTACCTGCCGCAGGTCGAGGCGCCCTCGGGGGCCGCCGAGGCCGCCGGCGACGACCGGCGGGAGGCGGAGCCGCAACGGGGCCTGTGCATCCTCGTCGTGGAGGACAATCTCGGGGTCGGGCGGTTCTGCACCCAGATCCTGGAGGATCTCGGCCACGCGCCGATCTGGGCGAAATCCGCCGAGGAGGCGCTCACCGAACTCGACCGGACACCGGACCGCTTCGACGTGGTCTTCTCGGACGTGGTCATGCCCGGCATGGGCGGCTTCGCCCTCGCCCGGCAGTTGCAGGCCAGCCGCCCCGACCTGCCGGTGGTGCTGACCTCGGGCTACAGCCACGTCCTGGCCAAGGACGACGCGCACGGCTTCGCCCTCGTGCGCAAACCCTATTCGGCCGAGCAGCTCGCCCAGGTTCTCTACGAGTCGGCGAAGCGGCGCGGGCGGCCGTCCGCCGTCGCCCGCTACGCCGAGGCGGAAGACATCACGCAAGATTAA